A genomic window from Lentibacter algarum includes:
- a CDS encoding multidrug effflux MFS transporter: MHESSKSRFFDRATPPHIFTLVSLAGLSALAMNIFLPSLGGMTEYFETEYAFMQLSVALYLAINGFLQLFIGPISDKYGRRSVILWGLGLFNVATLGCLLAPTAEVFMVFRMFQAVIAVAMVLARAVVRDIYPQDQAASMIGYVAMGMSLVPMIAPAIGGLLEVWYGWHASFVMLLGFGVLLYVITWFDLAETAAPSNNTLRQQFAEYPELLKSPRFWGYCMASAFSSGAFFAYLGGAPFVGEQVYGLTPDQLGLYFAAPGLGYFIGNFITARFSARVGVNPMIFWGNVICAGSLLPALLLSLAGAGSAAAFFGCVVFLGIGNGMVIPNAQAGMLSVRPHLAGTASGLGSAIMIGGGAALSAIAGALLQPGSTDLPLITLMTLSCVAALGVILLVMRRERRLRL, encoded by the coding sequence ATGCACGAGTCTTCCAAGAGTCGCTTTTTTGATCGGGCGACACCACCACATATTTTCACACTGGTCAGCTTAGCGGGCCTGTCCGCTCTGGCGATGAATATTTTCCTGCCGTCTCTCGGTGGGATGACCGAGTATTTTGAGACCGAGTACGCTTTTATGCAGCTCTCGGTGGCTCTGTATTTGGCAATCAACGGGTTCCTGCAGCTCTTCATCGGGCCGATCTCGGACAAATACGGACGGCGCAGCGTAATTTTATGGGGTCTCGGGCTTTTCAATGTCGCAACCTTAGGCTGCCTCTTAGCCCCCACGGCTGAAGTCTTTATGGTGTTTCGGATGTTCCAAGCTGTCATTGCAGTAGCGATGGTCCTCGCCCGTGCCGTTGTCCGTGACATTTACCCACAAGACCAAGCGGCTTCGATGATTGGCTATGTCGCAATGGGTATGTCGCTCGTGCCGATGATTGCACCTGCAATTGGCGGCTTGTTAGAGGTCTGGTATGGTTGGCATGCAAGCTTTGTGATGCTCCTCGGCTTTGGTGTCCTCCTATATGTCATCACGTGGTTTGATCTCGCCGAAACCGCAGCACCAAGCAACAATACACTCCGTCAACAGTTCGCAGAATATCCCGAACTTCTAAAATCACCGCGCTTTTGGGGCTACTGTATGGCATCTGCCTTTTCTTCTGGGGCATTCTTTGCCTATCTCGGCGGAGCCCCCTTTGTCGGAGAGCAAGTCTATGGCCTCACGCCTGATCAACTGGGCCTTTACTTTGCTGCACCCGGCCTTGGCTACTTCATCGGAAACTTCATTACAGCGCGTTTCTCCGCCCGCGTTGGCGTCAACCCAATGATCTTTTGGGGCAACGTCATTTGCGCTGGATCCCTCTTGCCTGCGCTGCTGCTCAGCCTTGCGGGTGCAGGCTCAGCAGCCGCCTTTTTTGGCTGTGTGGTCTTCCTCGGCATCGGCAACGGCATGGTCATACCCAATGCCCAAGCTGGCATGCTCTCCGTGCGGCCGCATCTTGCTGGCACCGCCTCAGGCCTCGGCAGTGCGATCATGATTGGCGGTGGTGCGGCCCTTTCCGCGATAGCAGGTGCGCTCTTGCAACCTGGCTCGACGGACCTGCCCCTAATCACACTAATGACCCTGAGCTGCGTCGCCGCACTCGGCGTGATCCTACTCGTCATGCGCCGTGAGCGCCGCTTGCGGCTTTAG
- a CDS encoding DUF6497 family protein, translating into MRDTLSFSVLAFAGLGLWAQPTLAAELPNLPSGLVPQLLEEFVEVKPDGIFTYARFRFVAPELSDNASLDYEALADDFLVLCEQYALPKLSDQPEPIDRVIISFSDRAIEFGLSDPDAIQFFEQFTLKSGACIWEQF; encoded by the coding sequence ATGCGCGACACTCTCTCCTTTTCTGTGCTCGCCTTTGCGGGGCTGGGTCTTTGGGCCCAGCCGACACTTGCGGCAGAGCTGCCAAACTTGCCCTCTGGGCTAGTGCCGCAGCTATTGGAGGAATTTGTCGAAGTTAAACCTGATGGAATTTTTACCTACGCAAGGTTTCGTTTTGTTGCCCCTGAATTGAGCGATAACGCGAGCTTGGATTATGAGGCGCTTGCTGATGACTTTTTGGTTCTCTGCGAGCAATATGCTTTGCCGAAGCTGTCTGACCAGCCCGAGCCGATAGACCGCGTGATTATATCTTTTTCGGATCGCGCTATTGAGTTTGGACTTTCAGATCCTGATGCCATCCAGTTTTTTGAGCAGTTTACGCTCAAAAGTGGAGCCTGCATATGGGAGCAGTTTTGA
- a CDS encoding thermonuclease family protein: MVNSRSLALCLLLFSLASQSDADITGRIHVVDGDTIRVSGQVIRLFGVDAPEVKQTCQTSEGLHWACGAWVSDVLRNAFDGQEAFCVEVEQDRYGRSVARCEVAGVDLGRWLVQRGLAFSYRKYSMDYDLDEKRAAVNDRGLHATRVQNPADFRAASAQAAQKAPDIGCQIKGNISSKGVRIYHLRGQEQYERTRISTLKGERWFCSEAEAKAAGWRRARR; this comes from the coding sequence ATGGTTAACTCGCGCTCTCTGGCCTTGTGCTTGCTCTTGTTTTCTCTGGCCAGCCAGAGCGACGCAGATATTACCGGGCGTATCCATGTGGTTGATGGTGATACGATCCGAGTGTCGGGGCAAGTGATACGTCTTTTTGGTGTGGATGCGCCTGAAGTGAAGCAGACTTGTCAGACTTCTGAGGGCCTCCATTGGGCCTGTGGCGCTTGGGTCAGTGACGTTTTGCGTAATGCTTTTGATGGTCAAGAAGCGTTCTGTGTCGAAGTGGAACAGGATAGATACGGGCGCAGTGTGGCGCGCTGTGAGGTTGCGGGTGTTGATCTCGGACGCTGGCTCGTGCAGCGAGGTTTGGCCTTTTCTTACCGCAAATACTCGATGGATTATGACCTTGATGAAAAACGCGCTGCTGTAAACGACCGCGGGCTGCATGCGACCCGTGTGCAGAACCCCGCGGACTTCAGGGCGGCGAGCGCGCAGGCTGCGCAGAAAGCCCCAGACATTGGCTGCCAGATCAAAGGCAACATTTCCTCCAAAGGGGTGCGGATTTATCATCTGCGAGGGCAAGAACAGTATGAGCGCACACGCATTAGCACGCTTAAGGGCGAACGATGGTTTTGTTCTGAGGCAGAGGCCAAAGCCGCGGGTTGGCGGCGAGCGCGGCGCTAG
- the betA gene encoding choline dehydrogenase, whose product MQADYVIVGAGSAGCAMAYRLSEAGRSVIVIEHGGTDAGPLIQMPAALSYPMNMTRYDWGYMTEPEPHLGGRRLVAPRGKVIGGSSSINGMVYVRGHARDFDHWRDSGAEGWGYADILPYYKRMESWDDGGHGGDPAWRGTDGPMHVSRGPRKNPLFHAFVEAGRQAGYPVTPDYNGEQQEGFGAFEQTVHKGRRWSAANAYLKPALKRENCTIVRGLAEKIVIKDGRATGVQLKRGGKSEVIGARAEVIIAASAFNSPKLLMLSGIGPAAHLAEHGIDVVADRQGVGQNLQDHLEMYIQYASKLPITLYKHWNLFSKALIGAQWLFTKTGLGASNNFESCAFIRSQAGVEYPDIQYHFLPIAVRYDGKTAAEGHGFQAHTGPMRSTSRGAVTLKSADPSEAPRILFNYMSQEKDWEDFRRCIRLTREIFAQEAFAPYVKHEIQPGAGAQSDDELNDVIREHAESAYHPCGTCKMGRMDDAMAVVDPHCRVIGVEGLRVADSSIFPRITNGNLNGPSVMTGEKASDHILGRAPLAAANEAPWVNPDWKTQQR is encoded by the coding sequence TGAGCTATCCGATGAACATGACGCGCTATGACTGGGGCTATATGACAGAGCCAGAGCCACATCTTGGCGGACGGCGTTTGGTTGCACCGCGTGGCAAGGTGATTGGCGGGTCAAGCTCAATCAACGGGATGGTCTATGTGCGCGGTCATGCGCGCGACTTTGACCACTGGCGCGACAGTGGGGCAGAGGGCTGGGGGTATGCGGACATCCTGCCTTATTACAAACGAATGGAGAGCTGGGACGATGGGGGGCATGGCGGCGATCCCGCTTGGCGCGGCACCGATGGACCAATGCACGTGAGTCGCGGGCCTCGAAAAAACCCATTGTTTCATGCGTTTGTCGAGGCGGGCCGGCAGGCCGGGTACCCTGTGACCCCAGACTATAACGGCGAGCAACAGGAGGGCTTTGGCGCGTTTGAGCAAACGGTGCACAAGGGACGGCGTTGGTCGGCGGCGAACGCATATCTCAAGCCTGCTTTGAAGCGCGAGAATTGCACGATAGTAAGAGGTCTAGCCGAAAAGATCGTGATTAAAGACGGGCGCGCCACTGGGGTTCAACTGAAGCGCGGCGGAAAGAGCGAAGTGATTGGCGCGCGCGCGGAAGTGATCATCGCAGCGAGCGCGTTTAACTCGCCAAAGCTCTTGATGCTCTCAGGTATAGGGCCTGCGGCGCATTTAGCTGAGCACGGAATAGATGTTGTTGCTGACCGTCAGGGCGTGGGTCAAAATTTACAGGACCACTTAGAAATGTATATCCAATATGCGTCTAAGTTGCCGATTACGCTCTACAAGCATTGGAACCTGTTCTCCAAGGCATTGATCGGTGCACAGTGGCTCTTCACAAAAACGGGGCTTGGCGCCTCAAATAATTTTGAAAGCTGTGCGTTTATCCGCTCGCAGGCGGGTGTTGAGTACCCCGACATCCAGTACCATTTCCTGCCCATTGCTGTGCGCTATGATGGCAAGACGGCTGCGGAAGGGCATGGATTTCAGGCCCATACAGGACCGATGCGCTCTACTTCGCGGGGGGCTGTGACGCTCAAAAGTGCTGACCCGTCTGAAGCGCCCCGCATCTTGTTTAATTATATGAGCCAAGAGAAAGACTGGGAGGATTTCAGGCGTTGTATCCGCCTAACACGTGAGATTTTCGCGCAGGAAGCTTTTGCGCCTTACGTAAAGCACGAAATCCAGCCGGGGGCGGGCGCCCAGAGCGATGATGAGCTAAACGATGTGATCCGTGAGCACGCGGAAAGCGCCTATCATCCTTGTGGGACCTGCAAGATGGGCCGCATGGATGATGCGATGGCTGTAGTTGATCCTCACTGCCGAGTGATTGGTGTTGAAGGATTGCGAGTGGCAGACAGCTCAATTTTTCCAAGAATTACAAATGGCAACTTGAATGGCCCGTCGGTCATGACAGGAGAAAAAGCGAGCGATCATATTCTCGGACGCGCGCCCTTAGCGGCAGCAAATGAAGCGCCGTGGGTCAACCCTGACTGGAAAACGCAGCAGCGCTAG
- a CDS encoding DUF465 domain-containing protein, whose amino-acid sequence MSNTPHELHEEFPEFAAKMTEMKSVNAHFAKLAEEYHEVNRAVHRAETNVEPTDQFNEEALRKTRASLKDKIYKMLST is encoded by the coding sequence ATGTCGAATACACCCCATGAACTGCACGAAGAATTCCCTGAATTTGCGGCCAAGATGACCGAGATGAAATCTGTAAATGCGCATTTTGCCAAACTTGCGGAAGAGTATCACGAAGTGAATCGCGCGGTGCATCGTGCCGAGACAAATGTTGAACCAACTGATCAGTTCAATGAGGAAGCATTGCGCAAGACACGTGCATCATTGAAAGATAAAATCTACAAGATGCTGTCGACCTAA
- a CDS encoding helix-turn-helix transcriptional regulator has translation MPQQKLYAGAKLRETRTRLGLTQKDFAQKLGVSLPYLNQMENNKRPVSTTVVLGLAQEFGFDVTELTSADSERLVSDMREAMADPIFADDPPPLADLRLTASNAPGLARAFLALHNAYRQTHERLASLDEALGREDARPQASPWDEVRDFFHYCDNYIDAVDRAAEHFAAQSQDIRQTAVRALRDEGITVHELDRTELRNFDRETRTLTLSTRASLGTRNFQLLLQLALLKQGKLIDATLDLARFHSAEARTIAKIGLANYFAGAALMPYTAFLAAARETRHDLEMLARRFGASIEQVAHRLSTLQRPGAKGVPFFFVRVDQAGTITKRHSATRLQFARFGGACPLWNVHSAFETPGRFLRQLAETPDGVRYISIARDVSKAGGQFGAPTRRFAIALGCEVTHAGDIVYADGLDVSERQSFEPIGISCRICERTNCHQRSVPPLERRLTINPDNRGVLPYEVG, from the coding sequence ATGCCACAACAAAAACTCTACGCAGGTGCCAAGCTGCGCGAAACGCGCACCCGACTTGGCCTCACTCAAAAAGACTTCGCCCAAAAGCTAGGCGTCTCACTGCCCTATCTCAATCAGATGGAGAACAACAAACGCCCCGTTTCCACAACGGTCGTGCTTGGTCTTGCTCAGGAATTCGGCTTTGATGTGACGGAGCTCACCTCGGCAGACAGTGAGCGACTGGTGTCGGACATGCGCGAAGCTATGGCTGACCCAATTTTCGCTGACGACCCGCCCCCCTTGGCTGATTTACGCCTCACAGCCTCCAATGCTCCCGGTCTCGCACGCGCCTTTCTTGCGCTGCATAACGCCTACCGGCAGACGCACGAACGCCTCGCCTCGCTGGACGAAGCCTTGGGTCGCGAAGACGCACGCCCCCAAGCCAGCCCTTGGGATGAAGTACGCGATTTCTTTCACTATTGTGACAACTACATCGACGCGGTTGATCGCGCCGCAGAGCATTTCGCGGCACAAAGTCAAGATATACGCCAAACGGCGGTGCGCGCATTGCGTGACGAAGGCATTACGGTCCACGAACTGGATCGTACTGAGTTGCGCAACTTTGATCGCGAGACCCGTACTCTCACGCTCTCAACCCGTGCAAGTCTGGGCACACGCAACTTTCAACTGCTCCTTCAGCTTGCCCTGCTTAAGCAAGGCAAGTTGATTGATGCCACCCTCGATCTCGCCCGTTTTCACTCAGCTGAGGCTCGCACAATCGCTAAAATAGGCCTCGCCAACTATTTTGCAGGCGCAGCCTTAATGCCCTACACCGCTTTTCTCGCCGCCGCGCGCGAAACAAGGCATGACCTCGAGATGCTCGCACGCCGCTTCGGGGCATCCATCGAACAAGTCGCGCATCGTCTTTCTACACTCCAGCGTCCTGGTGCGAAGGGCGTGCCCTTCTTCTTCGTACGCGTGGATCAGGCTGGCACAATAACCAAGCGACACTCCGCGACGCGTCTGCAGTTTGCTCGCTTCGGTGGCGCTTGTCCGCTTTGGAACGTGCACAGTGCTTTTGAAACTCCAGGTCGTTTCTTACGCCAACTCGCAGAGACACCAGATGGCGTGCGTTATATCTCAATCGCACGGGACGTAAGCAAAGCGGGCGGCCAATTTGGCGCACCGACACGGCGCTTTGCTATAGCGCTTGGCTGTGAGGTCACCCACGCGGGTGATATCGTCTATGCGGATGGCCTCGATGTAAGTGAGCGCCAGAGCTTTGAACCCATCGGAATTTCGTGTCGTATTTGTGAGCGCACAAACTGCCACCAGCGCTCCGTACCTCCGCTGGAACGCCGCCTGACAATCAATCCAGATAACCGAGGCGTCTTGCCATATGAAGTGGGCTGA
- a CDS encoding acyl-CoA carboxylase subunit beta has protein sequence MKDILQKLEESRALAHQGGGEKRNAAQHSKGKLTARERVELLLDEGSFEEFDMFKTHRCTDFGMEKQKPAGDGVITGWGTVNGRMVYVFSQDFTVLGGSVSATHAEKICKIMDMAVQNGAPVIGINDSGGARIQEGVDSLAGYGEVFKRNIMASGVVPQISLVMGPCAGGAVYSPAMTDFIFMVKDSSYMFVTGPDVVKTVTNEQVTAEELGGASTHTKKSSVADGAFENDVEAIAEVRRLIDFLPLSNREKPPVRPFFDSVDRKDMSLDTLVPENPNTPYDMKELILKLADEGDFYEIQEEFAKNVITGFIRLEGQTVGVVANQPLVLAGCLDIDSSRKAARFVRFCDAFEIPLLTLVDVPGFLPGTGQEYRGVIKHGAKLLFAYGEATVPKVTVITRKAYGGAYVVMSSKHLQGDLNYAWPTSEIAVMGAKGATEIIHRADAGDAEKIAQHAADYEARFANPFVAAERGFIDEVIMPHSTRKRVSRAFASLRTKKITTPWKKHDNIPL, from the coding sequence ATGAAAGATATTCTGCAAAAGCTCGAAGAGAGTCGCGCGCTCGCGCACCAAGGTGGCGGCGAGAAGCGCAATGCGGCTCAACATAGTAAGGGCAAGCTGACAGCGCGGGAGCGGGTCGAGCTCTTGCTAGATGAAGGCAGCTTTGAAGAATTCGATATGTTTAAGACGCATCGTTGCACTGATTTTGGCATGGAGAAGCAGAAGCCTGCAGGTGATGGTGTCATCACGGGCTGGGGTACGGTGAATGGCCGTATGGTGTATGTTTTCTCTCAGGACTTCACGGTTTTGGGTGGCTCGGTTTCTGCGACCCATGCTGAGAAGATTTGCAAAATTATGGATATGGCCGTTCAGAATGGCGCGCCTGTGATCGGGATCAACGATTCTGGCGGGGCACGTATTCAAGAGGGTGTCGACAGTCTTGCGGGCTACGGGGAAGTCTTTAAACGCAATATTATGGCCTCAGGCGTTGTGCCTCAGATCAGCTTGGTTATGGGGCCTTGCGCTGGTGGCGCTGTTTACTCGCCTGCGATGACCGATTTTATCTTCATGGTCAAAGACAGCTCTTATATGTTTGTCACTGGGCCTGATGTTGTGAAAACGGTAACCAACGAGCAGGTAACAGCTGAAGAGCTTGGGGGTGCTTCGACACATACCAAGAAATCTTCGGTTGCGGACGGCGCTTTTGAGAATGATGTCGAAGCGATTGCTGAGGTGCGCCGCTTGATTGACTTCCTGCCCCTTTCCAACCGTGAGAAGCCGCCAGTGCGTCCCTTCTTTGACAGTGTGGATCGCAAGGATATGAGTCTCGATACGCTTGTGCCAGAAAACCCCAATACGCCCTATGATATGAAGGAGCTGATCCTTAAGCTCGCAGATGAGGGCGATTTTTACGAAATTCAGGAAGAGTTTGCCAAAAACGTAATCACGGGCTTTATCCGTCTTGAGGGGCAGACTGTTGGCGTCGTGGCCAACCAGCCTTTGGTGCTGGCTGGCTGTCTTGATATTGACAGTTCGCGCAAAGCTGCACGGTTTGTCCGCTTTTGTGACGCATTTGAAATTCCACTGCTTACACTTGTTGACGTTCCGGGCTTTCTGCCAGGAACAGGGCAGGAGTATCGCGGCGTGATCAAGCACGGCGCGAAGCTCCTCTTTGCTTATGGTGAAGCAACCGTTCCAAAAGTGACCGTTATTACCAGAAAAGCCTATGGTGGCGCGTATGTTGTGATGAGTTCTAAGCACCTTCAGGGTGATCTGAACTACGCGTGGCCAACCTCTGAAATCGCTGTTATGGGCGCAAAAGGCGCGACGGAAATTATCCACCGCGCTGACGCGGGTGATGCGGAAAAGATCGCACAGCATGCGGCAGATTATGAGGCTCGTTTTGCAAATCCGTTTGTAGCGGCTGAGCGTGGCTTTATCGATGAAGTGATCATGCCGCACAGCACGCGCAAGCGTGTGAGCCGTGCATTTGCAAGCTTGCGGACAAAAAAGATTACGACGCCTTGGAAAAAACACGACAACATTCCGCTGTAA